Within the Miscanthus floridulus cultivar M001 chromosome 2, ASM1932011v1, whole genome shotgun sequence genome, the region GTAGAAATAATCAGTAAAAATATGATCTAATACAGCATCTCCAAGAAACTCGAGCCGCTGCACAAGTGCACAAAGCTGTAAGTAACTCAATATAATGGTTACCTGCTGCTTGGTATAAACTTTGATAGTATCAAATTTATTATAGATTATAGATGACATAATAATTAAGACGAATATTCTTTTTCTGTGGAAATAAAAGGAAACAATAAAACGTTATCTTTGAGATACTCTTTCTTCTAAGGGATGCAAGATACAAATTGCACTGTGCAAACAAAAGATGCCCTGTGTAGTCATTTAAGACAAAAGATTATTATTCAGCTTATCCAATGTAGTCCTTTCTCTGTACCAAAAAAACATGTCACTATAGCTTGTTAAACAAGCTTAAGTTTAACCAAGCTTATAGAGAAGATTGCCAACATTTATGCCACCAAATAAGTAAAACTATGAAAACATATCTAATGATGAACCTAATGATACTTTATTTGGTGATCTGAATATTGGTATTTTTTGTATAAATTTGGTGCTCCCATGCAGCATTATCCCATTATATACAAAACAGCGATATTTTAGGCACTGACAGAACAATGCAGAATGCACTCCCATTACAAGTGTAACACTCAGAAATGAAAAACTGCACCATGTGATTCAACATAATTCAACTTGAACATCGTATTGAGATTCCCAATAGTGTATTTCATTACCTCGTGCTTTCAACTTGTTTTTACTAGTCCACTTAGAATACAGAACATGCAGTTCAAGTTTGTTGGTGTTTTCCATCCACTGTTAGGAGGCTATGAATTATATTTCTAGCCTAAGTTAAACTATCTTGCAAAACTTCCTCGATTATGCTTTCTGTGCTGTCCTTACAGGGTCAAACTGAGGGTAGTATCCAAGAGGGGAATTAAGTTACAAGTGAAGAGTGTCAACTGAATGAGCATTAGTGCTCTTGCCCTCGTGGATAAAATGAAGGAGCATGGGTGCTAGAGGAGTAATCCCATCCTGCCCCAAGACAGGATAAAATCCAGGGGCATTTGGTAGACTCCCCCTGAAGACAATAATGCTTTTAATAACAAGTCACCCATACATATAAATAGAATATTTGTTATTCTCAACGGCCTAGAGGTTGGGGTACCCCACAGCACTCCGATTTTCATCTCATTAAACTAGGTTGTAACTGAATAAGAGAATGCAAAGTAGCAATTCATGATATACTCACAACAGTAATAATACTGGATTTAAAGCCTCTACACTGAAATAGACAGGgaacttttggaaaatagataGAAATTAACGAAGCTGAAACAGAGAGGTGTTTGGTGGCTTCTAGACCAACCTGATAGCACGCAGTAGTGCCAGCAATCTGATATGAACCATGTGTCAGTGCTTCCATCAACAATGATGGATCACTGAAATTATAGTCAAGCATTAGCTCCAAACTTCTAAGGTTAATGAGTTCTTCCGGCTTGATTGTAATTTTCCTTTCAACTGGCATTTTGTGAAACCCTATATCCATTCCTAAAGATTTTAAGAAAAGATATGCTGCCTGCTCACCAGCAGCACTAAGATATGCCCCAATTAAGGCTTCAACTGAATCTGCGATTCTCTTACTTTTCAGCTTCCTCAGACTCCTACCACATAAGTCATACCCAACCCCTGGAATAGTCCACGTTTCAGGGTTGAAAGCTTCGCTTCGAATGTATCCCTGCAATCAAAGCAAAAGGCACAACAAATGCAGAAATGGTACAGATAAACACACTGTACAACAAGAAAAGGCAAACAATTGACAGGACCAAGTTTTAACAGAGAACATTGAGACACATTGCGTTAGTGGCTGATTGGTAAAGAATTATCTAAACAGCTTTTTAATACTTCAGCCAGGTTTTTAATGATCACCAGGCTACTGGTAAGCATGTCGTTGCCAAAAAGATTTTTATGGATACAGGCATGCAAAAATAACTGAAAATTGAATAGACACCACAAATGTGCAAAAAGAGTAAATTTACGGACTGTGTCAATGTTTTAAACAATTTTGATTGGAAGGAATATTTGGATAACGGATATGGGAGGACCTGGATCAGTGATTCTCAACAAAAACCTAACACACTAAAAAAATATTAGGCTCTGTTTAATTTGTGGAATTGGATTGGATGAATTCAAATGAGGCTCCAATTCGAATCTAGGAGGAAATGACAAGTTGACAACGGGCTCAAATTCAATTCTTCTGTCTGGTTACGGAGGAAATCGCTGAATAAAAATCACATCAAATCCATTCCATATGCTGTTTCTTTCCAAAGTTTGAAATCAAACAGCATGAAAAATGAGCCTGCAGGGTGTGGAGGCTTGGGATCTGGTGCAGCTGGGCATGGATGTGCGCTTGACAAGCCATGAGACCATGAACTGTTCTTGTCCATGTTCAGAGCCAAAGACCTCAATGCGCATGACCCAACGCTGTATGGGAGCAGCAGCAACTCACGCAAGGGCGGCATCAAAGATGCGCCCATGCTTACATACACAAGCAACGACACCAAAGCCGTGCAATCTAAGTCTGTCTGCTAGGAAGAACGGCCAGCTCCATGATGCCTGGCCCCAAGCCACACGCCTACACCTTTTCCTGGTCTGAGCGCCAAAGAAGAGGAACAATAATCCACAATTAACGACAGCAGCGCAAGCCTCAGCCCTGGAAAATTCCAGTCAACAACAGCAGTGCGGCctccacatggttttcattgacttggagaaggcttatgacaagatagcaagaaatgttatgtggtgggctttggacaaacataaagtcccatcaaagtacgtgaccctcattaaggacatgtgcaacaatgttgtgactagtgttcaaacaaacgatggtaacacagattacttccagattaaaattggacttcatcaagggtcagccttaagcccgtatctctttgccttggtaatggatgaggttaccaggaacatacaaggggatatcccttggtgtatgttgttcgttgatgatgtagtgttaatGGATGAAAGCCagacgggagtaaataggaaactagagctatggcggcagacccttgagtctaaaggttttagattgagcagaactaaaaccgaatacatgagatgcgactttggcggaggaggagggagatgtgagtttggaaggtcaagtagtgcctaagaaggatgcctttcggtatctgggatcgatgctacaaagggatggagatattgatgcggacgttagccatagaatcaaagggtggatcaagtggcgacaagcttctggcattctctgtgacaagagggtaccataaaagctaaaaggcaagttttatagaacgacgattagaccggctatgttgtatggagtagaatgttggcctacaaagattcgacatgttcaacaactgagtgttgcagaaatacgtatgttgcaatggatttgtggtcacacaagaatggaccgagttcggaacgatgatatacgtgatcgcctagaggtagcaccaattgaagaaaagcttgtccaacatcggttgatgtggtttggccatgtccaaaggagacctccaaagGCAGCAGTACATTGTAGAGTTCTAAGCCaaactaataatatgaggagaggtagatgaagaccgaaattgacatagggggggcaataaaaagagatttgaaagcttaggatatacttagagatctatgtttgaataggagcacttggaaagcagctattaaagtgcctgaaccgtgacttggggctcttggtgggttttaactctagcctaccccaacttgcttgggactgaaatgctatgttgttgttgtaacaGCAGTGCGGGCCTCACTGCCAGTGACAAAGACGAAGCAATGGACCAGGTGGTGGCATTGATTGGATACGAGCAGTGTGTGCTCGAAGAGGAAGGAGATAGTTGTCAGAGGCAGACAGAGTGGATGTCGCTAGCAATTTCGCCAGCAGTGGCCTAAGGCCAGACTGCTGGAGCTCACTGGAGATGGAAGTTGTCTGGTGTCTGGTTGTACAGACAAGGAGGCTAGGTGGGGTGCTATTCAGAGGGTTAGAGCTCGGTATTGATAAATCTAGAATTTAGTTGCACTCAAGTGATGCAATCAGACTCCAATTCTAATTAAGATTCTATGCTGAATTGCTGATCCAAACAGCTGCATTCAGAACATTGTTTTTGAGGCGCTGCGGCGACGCGTGGCGCTGTACCCCCTTCACAACACCTAGGCGTTCATggcggacgcctaggcgacgccatacGATCATCTTAATATATAATGATACTAAAATTCAGAAGCAAATCATACCTTAATATTGCCAAGTCTTAGCATGTAATACCATAATAAATAATGCTACCAGAGTGCTAGTGCACAACGTAAAGTAGCAAAATAGCAAATCTGAAATCTCTCATCACTCAATAGCCACAAATTAGTCTCTAATAACATAACATAACTTAATGACTAGTGCTGCAGGGAAAGAAACAGAGGAAGAGGGAaagaaacagagaaagagaaagaaacaAAGGAAGAGGAGGGAAGCAGGGCTGCAGAGGAGACCAGAGAGGAGGCCGGGAGCATAGGAGGCGGACGGGTAGACGGTCGATGGAGGCAGGCGAGCAGGTGCGGACGGGCAGGAGCTGCAGGTGCGGTGAGGACGGACCCCTGGTGGACTCGAGCAGCCAGGAGATGCAGGGGTAGACTCACGGGAGGTGCGCGCGGCCGGTGGACTCGAGCAAGGAGCGGcaagcctccgcctccgcctctgcCGCCAAGAAGCAGGGCCGCCGCCTcttttcctctcctctctccgtGAAGCTGCAGCGGCCCGCACCTGCCCTCGAGCAGGAGGTTTGCCGCGCAACAGCATATATGCGGTCGATTCCCGCCCTTTTCCTTCTAGCGCGGACGCGATGCGGTCGATTCCCGCCAGTTTTCATTGCGTCCGCTCGATTCCCCGCCCGATTCCGTCTTCCTCTCGACTTGCTGCTCCGGCGTCCGCCACAGGCCTCTAGGcgctcgcccgacgcctttccACGCCTAATCTCATATGGCGGACGCCATACGCACGCATGCCGTGGTGACCCCGACGCCCAGCACCCTGGGcacgccttgtcgcctaggcgacgcctcaaAAACAATGATCCAGAAAATTCCATTTTCAAATCAACGATTCTAGGACCAACTCATGTAAAACAAACAGGACCTTagatttccaaacaagaaaaaagaTCAGGTTAAGTAAGAGTACCACAAGATTGTTACTGCAGGCCAGCTCGCATAAAGCTGCATTTGAGATCAAGTTTTTCTTCATCTTGGTTAGCGTGCCTTCATGCTGATGTCTGTATTTGCTAAAGAGGTGTTGAGTTGTAATATACTTGAGGAAAGAATCCCCAAGTGTTTCTAATGATTCCTGTGAAAATTCCTCATTGCATTTCTTTGCTGTTAGTGCTTCCAAAATCTGCAAGCCATTCAACGAGGGGTTAAAATAAGAAAACTCTTGTACAGACAATGCACATAGGAGAATATTCATGCTCTGGTGACAACAAATGATGTGCCACTATGACATTCCAATCTTCACTGAAAATTTACAAAGAGAATATGAAGCAGCATGCACTGCATCTTGATCAGTTAGATACTCCAATCCCAAATAAGTGCACTAGAAAGTCTTATCTCTGATGTCAAAACCTTTTTAGATTCAACCATCAACAGCTAAATAATCATATAGATTGACTTGGTAAGATCGACCTTCCTAGATTGGGCATGAAAATAATTTTATAttgtaaaattatattaaaagTATCAATAAATTTCTAGTTCCTATTTGCAAAGTCAGAAACTGAACTAATGGTAGCACTCATAAAAAAATAATCCCAAGAggacaaaacataattacaagtCATTTCAGAAAAAGAAACTTTATGACAAGAACCAATGCTACACGATGCAATAACATCTGAAGAATAagggagcagaacctttatttTCACAATGTAATAGACTAATAAAACAGTGTATACGGGAAACCAATAGCTCTGTTCTCACATCTAGAGCACAACAAGCTAACTTAGCAGCTACGCCCTCCATTCCAAAGTATAAGaagttttggtttttctagattcatagcatTTTTGCTATTCACTTAGATATAgtgtatgtctaaatacatagcaaaaatagagTACATAGATAAGATCAGAAGGGCATTCCTGTGGAAGGGTCGAAACGAGGCAAAAGGTGGGCATTGCCTCATTGCCTGGCCTAAAGTGTGCCACTCCCGGGAACTGGGTGGCCTTGGGATAGCAGATCTAAAGTCCCTGGGTATTGCCTTAAAAGCAAGATAGCCATGGCTTAAGCGGAGTGCGCCCAACAAACCATGGGCAAATCTGCCTATCCAAGTCAGTAAAGAGGTAGCTGGCCTCATCTCTGTGGCAGTGATAACAGAAGTAGGAAGCGGATCTAATACGCTTTTCTGGAAGGATAAATGGCTGGATGGCAAGGGAATTCAGGACATAGCACCTCTGGTTTTCGCACTGGTACCCAAAAGAAGATCAAACAAACGCACTGTGCTGGAGGCTCTCACTGAGGAGAAATGGACAGAGGATATACAAGGAGAAATCTGTATGACAGCCTTGAATCAGTACCTAAACCTTTGGGATGTCATGAATTCTGTGGAGTTGAATGAGAACATTCCTGATAAGCACATCTGGAGGCTATCTTCATCGGGTAAATATACAGCAAAAAATGCTTATGATACCCTATTTCAGGTAGCAATCTTCTTTGAACCTTATGAGAATCTGGAAATCCTGGGCACCCCCCAAATGCAGATTTTTTATGTGGTTAGTTGCTCACAACAGATGCTGGACGGCGGACAGATTGGCAAGGAGGGGGCTCCCCCATCCAGAACAGTGTGTTGCGATCAACAGGAGGAAACTATTCATCATTTGCTTGTGGGCTGTGTATTCTCAAGAGACTTTTGGTTCTCCCTCCTGCTGCATTTTGGATTTGCATCACTTGCTCCACAACCTACTGACCAATCCTTTGATGAATGGTGGAGAAAAGTTGATAATTCGGCTGGTGGAGATTTGAGGAAGGGTCTGAACTCTCTAGTCATTTTGGGAGCCTGGAGCATCTGGCGGCACAGAAATGAGCGTGTCTTCAATGGTGCAGCACCAAATGTTAATATGGTGCTGGCTTTGGCAAGGGAAGAGGCCCATTGATGGAGCCTGGCAGGAGCTAAGGGGATCTCCCTGCTCACTGCCGAAGGAGCAGTCTAATGGACTGTTGTAGCGGTCGGGTCgtcattttattttttaaaacggCGATTTAGTTTCCTTGTAGTAGTGGGTGGTTGTGTGTGTGGGTCTAGGTCTATGTATGACTCTCTTCTtctattaatacaatgatacgcagctctcctgcgtgttcgagaaaaaaaattgtgtatctagaaaagcttaAATGTCTTCTAATTTGGAATTGAGGGAGTACATTATAAAACATTATGGATTATGGATGTGCATAAAATAGAAAAATTGCAATAGAATTTAACCTTTAATGTGGGAATATCGAACTGCTTCATGCTTGGACCCAATTGCATTTTCAAATTCATAGAAAGAAGCATACATTGGATACGATACATTATAGAAGGAACTAATGTGAAGAAGCGCAAAGTATTTGCTGACACCGGCGTCATGACAACTATGCACAGTTCGGGTGGCAATTCAAACACATTTGTACTGCTGCCTTCTGAAACAGGGTAATGGAATTAGTCATCTAACAAACAAGTTATTTAGTTAGaatattaaaaagctaaattaaaaaatatataatttgaaCCATTAAAACTTTTATTAGTACAGGATATTACAGATATTCTGGCCCACAACTAGAATTCAGCCAACTAGTCTACCCGACACAAAACCAGACTTGCAACTCTTTCATCTTCTATCCTCTAGCCAATGTTGCCCGAGAAACCAAAAGACCATTATATACTCATGGAACCATATCCCACAAGTCAATTACGCTAGCTTTTGCAACTGTGAGGCTCACGTCTAAGAGAAAACAGTTAAGAAAAGGCACAGGCCCATGTTCAGTCTTCCCATCTCCCAGGATTTGAGCACAAACAATTTGATACAGCACATGGTATAAATACGCAGCACGAAGGATATGCCAACAGGCACAACTAAATACTCTTCTCAAGAGAAAGgaacctttttcttttttatagttGCACTTGTGGAGGAAGTTCCGCACTTTCAGAAGTCTACTGGCATCCAAGAGAGGTTGATCTTCACATTTTAAATCAATGCCATGCCTGGAAAATGTAAAACAAGAAATAAGATACATAAAGACCATTTCTACAGCTTATGGGAGCATGACATAAAGAACACCAAAGGAAAGACAAACTTATACCTTTCCTTAAAATGGGTTTTGTAGCTAAGAACACTCCCATCACTTTTATGCAGAAGCGAATTAGCATTCAAGTCAAGAAACCCAGAAACAGCATAAAAGAAGCCATTATGCGGGGTACAGACAACAGAATTTTGAAGCATGCCCGGGCAGAAAGGGCCACCTTTTGTCTGCACTAAACCAGTACCTTTACAACAATGGCTGTGTCTAATATCCATATTACTGTCTTCAAGAATTTCTGAGGCTGAGAATTTGATGCTGCACCAATCAATTTTTCCAGAAACTACAGGCAGAAGTAGGTACACAGCTCCAGGAGATACTTGCATTTCAAGTAAACTCTTAATAGAATTGCTGACTTCCAAAAGATCATTACTAATAAGCAAAGAAAGAATTGTTGTCTGAAATCTTCTGGCGACAATTACCTGTGCAAGAGTGGTGTATTCATAATGAAGGGCCCAAAATACATCTATGAAAGAGACAAAGAAAGAATGGTAGACTACAGAACAAGATTGTATGAAGAGAAAATCTACCTGTTCCTGATTTAGATGAATCACGCCAACATATCTTATGGTAAAACTCAAATAATCTTGCATACCCCACAATTTGAATGAGTTCGAGATGAAGTCAGATCCCATATCGCACTTTACAGCTAATACTATCTCAGCTGGAGAAGTCATTTCAGAACAACCTTCCAGTGAGATCTTGTAGCAATAATATAAGCCACGACGACAAAAAGACAACCAATTATCCATTAGTTGTTCTGGAAAGTAGTCAGGTTGCTCCTTTTTGTATTTGTCCACAACTACATCACGAGAGTTAATACAGTCTTAGTATAATATACCAATTCAATTGCATGTCAAACTGATTACCCACCTGGAAACATGGACCAATCAAGGGTGTGTGTACTTTTGACTTACTAGCCTAGACATTTCAGGCAGGGATCAAAACGGTGATGAAAATTCCCAACAAGAAAATGGTACCGTTTGCGATCCTAGCCATACACAAAGCTTTACATTTCTAATCACTCACCCCTAAATAACAGTTACATTGGTAAATGTGGAAATTCATAACCGACTAAACATTGTTTCTGTAAAACTTATATGTTTCTGATCGGTTTCATCCCTGATTTCAGATACACTGAAAATATGTAAACAATAAGGATAAACTTGGTAAAATGAAATAGAAAATCCGGCATGCGCAACATAATATTTTACAATGAGCTAACACTATCATGAAGAAGTATGGATCATGGTATATGCTGATATTGTTTGCGCCTGAATAGACAATTCTACTTTTATGCTGAACCTACAAATTGAAGTTTTCTCTAACTCCGGCATACTCACTATAAGGCATCTTTTGAACTTGTAAGCACGAGATGACTTTAGCTAAAATAATAGTCTCTCTCAAGACATACCACTCCCTGCCCTACCAGTCTACCACTCACCACAGTTGTGCCCTATGCGTGATCCCACTCTCCAAAATTGCCCAAAGTCCTAAGATATGTGCATTTAGTTTAGAAGCTTTGGTTAGTACAACTATAACTCAGATAAATAACTCCATGATGGAAAAGGTATCCAACATATGTAAGCAGTCacaataaaaaatattaacaatAACTGCAACAAAATGAAGTCTGGATTCATTTTTTTTATTAACAAAGAAATAGAAATACCAATGTCAGGTTCATCTTCACATGGAACACTCAATTCAGGCAAGAGACGATCTGTGAGAGCACCAACAGCATGTAATTCCCGGCAGGCATTGAGACAAACAACCTTCTTGATGATAGAAACTTCTCCTTCAGCAAAAACTGTTTGTACAGGACTGCTCATTGGAAGATGCAGCGTACATGTACCTAATGTCTTGTTAATATTGAATCTTGGTAGAGGTATAAAATACCTGGCATATGTTGGTAAAAACTGTTACTATTTGCACCAGGATATGTTTCGTTGTATGAACCAAAAGAAAACATCATCTAATCTAAGAAAGAAAACAGACTCATCGGAAGGTAGCTTTGAGCAGAAAGAGTAAATCAATCGAATACTAGAGTTCAGAGTCACAATTGCTCCAGTAGATTGAACACGATAAACTTCTTCATCGCATAGGGTGTTTGGAGGAGGCTGACAACAAGTAGATTCCAGTCTTTGAGACTCTTCACGCATGATTTGTCCACTTGCGAGAAACCCCTCCATCTTAGAAAGAGCATCAGCGTCTCCCCTGACACAGAAACATAGAAAAACCTCAATGATCATGTAAAGCAATATGCAAAATCCAACAATATCACTCAAATAAGTTGAACCACAATGTTGACAACAAAATGTACAGATTACAGGTCCTTAAACTGAAAAACAGTAAATCAACAGAACCCACATCTCAAATCTCTAACAATTGTAAACAAATGAAGACAGTACCAACAGGAACAATAAATCAACGTAGAATGAATAAAACACAGGTTTCTTTTTTGAATGCTGGTCCTTCATGTTGTTTCTCGTATCACAATCAGTTGCACTGGTAAGCAGATTAAGCCACTGGGACTAAAAAAGTGCACTTAGCAATTCACGACATACAATTCAACAAGAAATTTACAAATCACTGCAACAAACCACATGTTCTTTATCCCACACATGCAATTAAAATGGTGATTGGGGAATCCAGTTGACAAAGTCTACTTTTTTTCTCGAACAATGCAGGAGAGAtgtgtgtcatttcattaaggacAAAAGACACAGGGAGAAGCAAGTGCCTACTCCAAGTACAAAGGAGATGCTGGAGTCTGCTCCCAAACACACCCGTCGAAACAGAAAACAGATGGGCTACAGACACCATCAAAATGACAACCACGACCAACACTCTACTCAACAAAAGGACCAAGTGTCCGGGGTGAGCGACCAAAGGTGCAATTCCACAAAGTCTACTTTGGACCCAAAAGAAATTCATGAAGCTGAAAGGATAAATAAGAATTTGATCAGGAAACAACAGTTACCAAACTGGAAAACATGCCTTCTGATAAGTAAAACATAGTCAGAATTTTGCATCCTAGCTCGACCACGTGACTGTATA harbors:
- the LOC136520387 gene encoding endoribonuclease Dicer homolog 2a-like isoform X2, whose product is MSHAEAAEEVVMEEEDPPPPCDRQTQARWYQLEALERALAGNTLVFLETGAGKTLIAVLLLRRFAHRIRSAPPPSFAVFLVPTVVLVNQQAGVIEAHTDLRVAQFYGEKGVDFWDADTWREKIDGAEVLVMTPQILLDNLRHSKFRLRDIPLLIFDECHHATGNSPYACIFKEFYHPQLKSRPSDPIPRIFGMTASLINSKDLARVKYPVKISQLENLMNAKVYTVASESALLQYIPFATTRIVEYDDYIVKPELYSHTIRCLNKLKAKHLEILKGKLHGSSLKNAEKRIKKLNAMFLYCISELGLWLAAKAAEVLQSNKEICVSFWGEKLDEKVEGFIRNYIEDVNNDLSEIILKMTKRGHIGEDFDADLQDWLLTSKVYFLIKSLLEYRHMQDLRCIVFVKRVITSIVLEALLSTINQMSGWSVTHMAGRNFGLQHQNRNKHVEIVDSFRSGKVHLIIATQLLEEGLDVPSCNVIIRFDQATTVRSFIQSRGRARMQNSDYVLLIRRHVFQGDADALSKMEGFLASGQIMREESQRLESTCCQPPPNTLCDEEVYRVQSTGAIVTLNSSIRLIYSFCSKLPSDEYFIPLPRFNINKTLGTCTLHLPMSSPVQTVFAEGEVSIIKKVVCLNACRELHAVGALTDRLLPELSVPCEDEPDIVVDKYKKEQPDYFPEQLMDNWLSFCRRGLYYCYKISLEGCSEMTSPAEIVLAVKCDMGSDFISNSFKLWGMQDYLSFTIRYVGVIHLNQEQVIVARRFQTTILSLLISNDLLEVSNSIKSLLEMQVSPGAVYLLLPVVSGKIDWCSIKFSASEILEDSNMDIRHSHCCKGTGLVQTKGGPFCPGMLQNSVVCTPHNGFFYAVSGFLDLNANSLLHKSDGSVLSYKTHFKERHGIDLKCEDQPLLDASRLLKVRNFLHKCNYKKEKGSSTNVFELPPELCIVVMTPVSANTLRFFTLVPSIMYRIQCMLLSMNLKMQLGPSMKQFDIPTLKILEALTAKKCNEEFSQESLETLGDSFLKYITTQHLFSKYRHQHEGTLTKMKKNLISNAALCELACSNNLVGYIRSEAFNPETWTIPGVGYDLCGRSLRKLKSKRIADSVEALIGAYLSAAGEQAAYLFLKSLGMDIGFHKMPVERKITIKPEELINLRSLELMLDYNFSDPSLLMEALTHGSYQIAGTTACYQRLEFLGDAVLDHIFTDYFYHQYPECTPELLTDLRSASVNNSCYAHAAVKAGLHKHILHSSSALHKRMADYLDKFGQSFSGPSHGWEAGICLPKVLGDVIESIAGAIYIDAKHDKKVVWRSMKRLLEPLATPDTLEIDPVKELHEFCDPTTCSIKYTVTCEDRVSSVVVEVQTKGITYKAARTGLTKLDAKKLAAKSVLQDMKAANRTQHFANGISCT
- the LOC136520387 gene encoding endoribonuclease Dicer homolog 2a-like isoform X1, with the translated sequence MSHAEAAEEVVMEEEDPPPPCDRQTQARWYQLEALERALAGNTLVFLETGAGKTLIAVLLLRRFAHRIRSAPPPSFAVFLVPTVVLVNQQAGVIEAHTDLRVAQFYGEKGVDFWDADTWREKIDGAEVLVMTPQILLDNLRHSKFRLRDIPLLIFDECHHATGNSPYACIFKEFYHPQLKSRPSDPIPRIFGMTASLINSKDLARVKYPVKISQLENLMNAKVYTVASESALLQYIPFATTRIVEYDDYIVKPELYSHTIRCLNKLKAKHLEILKGKLHGSSLKNAEKRIKKLNAMFLYCISELGLWLAAKAAEVLQSNKEICVSFWGEKLDEKVEGFIRNYIEDVNNDLSEIILKMTKRGHIGEDFDADLQDWLLTSKVYFLIKSLLEYRHMQDLRCIVFVKRVITSIVLEALLSTINQMSGWSVTHMAGRNFGLQHQNRNKHVEIVDSFRSGKVHLIIATQLLEEGLDVPSCNVIIRFDQATTVRSFIQSRGRARMQNSDYVLLIRRHVFQGDADALSKMEGFLASGQIMREESQRLESTCCQPPPNTLCDEEVYRVQSTGAIVTLNSSIRLIYSFCSKLPSDEYFIPLPRFNINKTLGTCTLHLPMSSPVQTVFAEGEVSIIKKVVCLNACRELHAVGALTDRLLPELSVPCEDEPDIVVDKYKKEQPDYFPEQLMDNWLSFCRRGLYYCYKISLEGCSEMTSPAEIVLAVKCDMGSDFISNSFKLWGMQDYLSFTIRYVGVIHLNQEQVIVARRFQTTILSLLISNDLLEVSNSIKSLLEMQVSPGAVYLLLPVVSGKIDWCSIKFSASEILEDSNMDIRHSHCCKGTGLVQTKGGPFCPGMLQNSVVCTPHNGFFYAVSGFLDLNANSLLHKSDGSVLSYKTHFKERHGIDLKCEDQPLLDASRLLKVRNFLHKCNYKKEKEGSSTNVFELPPELCIVVMTPVSANTLRFFTLVPSIMYRIQCMLLSMNLKMQLGPSMKQFDIPTLKILEALTAKKCNEEFSQESLETLGDSFLKYITTQHLFSKYRHQHEGTLTKMKKNLISNAALCELACSNNLVGYIRSEAFNPETWTIPGVGYDLCGRSLRKLKSKRIADSVEALIGAYLSAAGEQAAYLFLKSLGMDIGFHKMPVERKITIKPEELINLRSLELMLDYNFSDPSLLMEALTHGSYQIAGTTACYQRLEFLGDAVLDHIFTDYFYHQYPECTPELLTDLRSASVNNSCYAHAAVKAGLHKHILHSSSALHKRMADYLDKFGQSFSGPSHGWEAGICLPKVLGDVIESIAGAIYIDAKHDKKVVWRSMKRLLEPLATPDTLEIDPVKELHEFCDPTTCSIKYTVTCEDRVSSVVVEVQTKGITYKAARTGLTKLDAKKLAAKSVLQDMKAANRTQHFANGISCT
- the LOC136520387 gene encoding endoribonuclease Dicer homolog 2a-like isoform X3, whose protein sequence is MSHAEAAEEVVMEEEDPPPPCDRQTQARWYQLEALERALAGNTLVFLETGAGKTLIAVLLLRRFAHRIRSAPPPSFAVFLVPTVVLVNQQAGVIEAHTDLRVAQFYGEKGVDFWDADTWREKIDGAEVLVMTPQILLDNLRHSKFRLRDIPLLIFDECHHATGNSPYACIFKEFYHPQLKSRPSDPIPRIFGMTASLINSKDLARVKYPVKISQLENLMNAKVYTVASESALLQYIPFATTRIVEYDDYIVKPELYSHTIRCLNKLKAKHLEILKGKLHGSSLKNAEKRIKKLNAMFLYCISELGLWLAAKAAEVLQSNKEICVSFWGEKLDEKVEGFIRNYIEDVNNDLSEIILKMTKRGHIGEDFDADLQDWLLTSKVYFLIKSLLEYRHMQDLRCIVFVKRVITSIVLEALLSTINQMSGWSVTHMAGRNFGLQHQNRNKHVEIVDSFRSGKVHLIIATQLLEEGLDVPSCNVIIRFDQATTVRSFIQSRGRARMQNSDYVLLIRRGDADALSKMEGFLASGQIMREESQRLESTCCQPPPNTLCDEEVYRVQSTGAIVTLNSSIRLIYSFCSKLPSDEYFIPLPRFNINKTLGTCTLHLPMSSPVQTVFAEGEVSIIKKVVCLNACRELHAVGALTDRLLPELSVPCEDEPDIVVDKYKKEQPDYFPEQLMDNWLSFCRRGLYYCYKISLEGCSEMTSPAEIVLAVKCDMGSDFISNSFKLWGMQDYLSFTIRYVGVIHLNQEQVIVARRFQTTILSLLISNDLLEVSNSIKSLLEMQVSPGAVYLLLPVVSGKIDWCSIKFSASEILEDSNMDIRHSHCCKGTGLVQTKGGPFCPGMLQNSVVCTPHNGFFYAVSGFLDLNANSLLHKSDGSVLSYKTHFKERHGIDLKCEDQPLLDASRLLKVRNFLHKCNYKKEKEGSSTNVFELPPELCIVVMTPVSANTLRFFTLVPSIMYRIQCMLLSMNLKMQLGPSMKQFDIPTLKILEALTAKKCNEEFSQESLETLGDSFLKYITTQHLFSKYRHQHEGTLTKMKKNLISNAALCELACSNNLVGYIRSEAFNPETWTIPGVGYDLCGRSLRKLKSKRIADSVEALIGAYLSAAGEQAAYLFLKSLGMDIGFHKMPVERKITIKPEELINLRSLELMLDYNFSDPSLLMEALTHGSYQIAGTTACYQRLEFLGDAVLDHIFTDYFYHQYPECTPELLTDLRSASVNNSCYAHAAVKAGLHKHILHSSSALHKRMADYLDKFGQSFSGPSHGWEAGICLPKVLGDVIESIAGAIYIDAKHDKKVVWRSMKRLLEPLATPDTLEIDPVKELHEFCDPTTCSIKYTVTCEDRVSSVVVEVQTKGITYKAARTGLTKLDAKKLAAKSVLQDMKAANRTQHFANGISCT